In Vibrio echinoideorum, the sequence ATGCCAGCACATGTAAAAGCGTGGCAGCAAACGGCTGATGAATTCGGTTTTTATTTCGAGGCGTCTTGGCTGCATAGTTTAGGTGGTATGCCGAGCTATAAGATTGCCGGTGAGGTGAACAGTAAATACGGTTTATCGCTCGATCCGCAAGCTGTCTCTACGTTTAAGATGGCGTCGTTTGCGGCTATTGAAGATAAAGGGGACATTATCCCTTGTACTCATTCTCTGTTGTTAGAGCATTTAGGCAGCAAAAAGATTGCGGTTGGAACGGGCAGCCAACGTAAAAGTGCCGAACAGTTGTTAGAGAAAACCGATATCCTGAACAAGCTTGATATTTTAGTGACAGCAACGGATGTCAAAAATCACAAACCAAACCCAGATACGTTTCTTGATGCGTGTTTTGGAATGGGCTTACAGCCAAAGCAGTGCGTTGTGTTTGAAGATACCAACCTTGGCAAGCAAGCCGCGCATGCAGCGAACATGGATTGTATTCTTGTGGTCGAAGGGAACAAGTTAGAGTTTTACCCATACCCATCCCCATCTCCATCTCCAAGTTGATCGAGTGCCCAATAAAAGTGGCAGTACTATCTATTGCTAGGCAATTTCGCTCATTTCGCTGTCGAGGAATAAACACACACTGTTTCGACCTATTGCTTTTGCTTCGTATAGTGCTAAATCCGCGCATTTGTAATTGAGGGTAGGGTCGTTCGTCAGGTTGGTGATTCCACCGCTTATGGTAACTACGTTATCGAGCTCGATACTGACCGCGATTCTCAGCCTATTGAGTACGTATTCCGCTTCTTCGGTTGTGGTATGAGGCAGAATTACACCAAATTCTTCACCTCCGATGCGAGCGACAAAATCGGTTTCACGACACTCACGTTGTAATACTTGAGCCACCGTTTGAATGACACGGTCACCGTAATCGTGACCAAACCTGTCATTAATGCGTTTGAAATGATCAATATCTAAGATAGCTAAGCAAGATTGTTCTCGAGTTGGGTAACGATTGACACGAGAACACTCATCGCGAAGTTCAAGATCGAATTTACGTCGGTTCCAACACTCTGCTAACGCATCTTTCTCACTCAAGTTTCTCAGTTTTTTCTCAAGTTCTTTGTGTTTGCTGATATCAACAAATGACGCGACATAGAACTGAATAATGCCTTTCGAGTCTTTGATGGTTTGAATTCTAAGTATTTCGGTAATCAATGAACCGTCTTTGCGACGATTTATCACTTCGCCTTCCCACATGCCTTTCTTCTGGATTACGCTCCACATCTTGATGTAGAACTCCTGATTATAGCGCCCAGAGGCAAACATCGATGGTTGGCGACCTTTTACTTCTTCCAGTTCATAGCCACTGACTCGAGTAAATTCTTGGTTAACTTTAATGATTCGGTTATTTCTGTCGGTAATGACCAGTGCAGACATACCGTTCATTGCTGCTTTGGCCAGTTGGCTATCTATGCTGTTCTTTTTATGGTTACTGTTCCACAAAACAAAACCAGCAGAGATCATAGAAATTAGGAAAGATAAGGTGATGACCTGCACGAATATAGCTTGTTTTTCTTGTAGGTACTGGCTGCTGAACAGTTGGTTTTCAACATGAAGAACCAAATAAATTGGTCCTTCAAATTGCTTTATTTTAGGGCTGATATCTGAGTGGAAATACCAGTTTTTACCATCAAAGTAGCTAGAAGAGGTATTTTCTTGAATGGCTTTCCAAAGTTCCGGGTAAAGCTTCGCGTAGGTTTTATCTGAACGAGATTCAATAAGATGCCCAAACGATTCATCGATATCCGGACCCATGATGACATGTCCGGTCCTGTTAAGAATAACAGGGACGGCTGATGACGTACCGATTTGATAAAGAAGACGGTCGTAGACCTCGAGCATATTCAGGTTAGCGATAAAGTAGCCAATAATACGATCTTCTGATGCGACGGGTGTCATTATCCTTAGGGCTGGCATCAAAGGATGGACAACCTCACCATTTTCAATCTCTAAATCGATACCGTTGGAGCTTACGTCTCCAATTTTTAATTGTTGAAGCGTTTTAAAGTAACTACGAGCCGACTTATCTTGAAGCTTATTAACTGGAACTATCGTCGCGTTATTGTTGTTGTAGTTAATGCGGTAAACCTCATTACCTTCTAAGTCGAGGTAGCGAAGTTGAGAATAATATTGCTGTCCGCGCGCTAACATCACCCATAGATCTTCTAGCGCTTCTTTATGAACAATCGAAGGTTCTTCGATCGCACGCAGTAGTGTTTGAGAATTTGCAATAGAAGGCACGGAGTTGGAGATTTGCTCAACAATTATTGCGAGCTCATGAAAGCTGTATTCAATTTGATTTTGGCTGGATTGCTTAATATTTAACGTGTGTTGGGCTTCGACCCGGTCAAATTCAGAGTTGATGTAGAGGGCAGGGACTAATCCTAGGGCAAATATGGTGCATAGAAATTGGCTGATTAGTTTTTTTATACTCGTATTCATCACTGTCCTCAAAGAATCAGCGCAATACTATATATTTTATAGGGTTTTTAATGTGATCTTTACCCAGAACTTAAAACAAGATCTGCATATTATTACGGTTTTAGTGCAACTTTTTGCAATTGGAGTTGCGAAACGAGCAGTAATATCGTTATGGAATCATTGCTCGTTTAAGTACACTTAGTTCAGTTGTGGTTAATAATTTCGTTGAACAAAAGGTATTACGTTAACTTTACCTAGCTTAATCCGATAATATTGCCATTATTATCAATATCTAACGACATGAACGCCGGTTTATCGGGTAGGCCGGGCATTGTCATTACGTTGCCACACAAAGCATAAATAAAGCCCGCACCTGCACAAAGCTTTAGTTCTCTAACTGGTACATCAAATTGAGTCGGTGCGCCTTTTATATGAGCTTCGGTAGAGATAGATAATGGTGTTTTGGCCAAACATACGGATAGGCCACCGTAACCATGCTTGTTGAACTCTTTGAGTTGTTGTTTCGCAAGAGGTGATAACGAAATGCTCGACGCTCCATACCCAACTTCAGCCACCGCCATCAACTTTTCTTCCAAGCTCTGTTCCGAATGGTACAAAGGCTTAAATTCACAGGCGTGTTGACAAGCATTAACCACTGCGTGGGCGAGCTTAATCGCACCTTCACCACCTTTGCCAAACGCTTCACTTACTTCAACGCGAACGCTTGGGTCGAATTCGATGACCATCTGTTTCAATGCGTCGAGCTCTTGAGCAGAATCTTGTGGGAATTGATTAATCGCTACTACCGTTGGCACTTGGTATTGCTTAACGTTGTTGATATGCCATTTAAGGTTTTCGAAGCCAGCAGTCAGGGCGTCTTGGTCATCATTAAAAATCGAATCCGGTAACGGAGTGCCTGGTCTTAAATCGTACAATCCAGAGTTAGCCTTTAATCCGCGTAATGTAGCTACAACGACTGCGCAGTCAGGTTTTTTGTTTGATGCTTTCACTTTGATGTTACAAGCTTTCTCAAACCCCATGTCAGAGCCGAAGCCACCTTCAGTCACTACAAAGTCACTCAACTTCAACGCTATCTTGTCGGCAATAATCGAAGAGTTTCCGTGGGCTATATTCGCGAATGGTCCCGCGTGAATGAGTGTCGGCACGCCTTCAAGGGTTTGCATCAATGTTGGCTCAATCGAGTCTTTCATTGTTACTGTCATCGCGCCTGCAACGTTGAAGTCATCTGCGGTTAATGGCAAACCTTGGTGGTTATACGCGAGTACGACACGACCAATACGTTTGCGTAAATCTTGAAGGTCATCAGCAAGTGCAAGAATTGCCATCAACTCTGAGGCTGCAGCGATATCAAACCCGTCTTCGCGCTCAAAGCCATTTATTGTTTTACCAGCTTCGTTTTTGCCAACGGTGATCATGCGCAGCGCGCGGTCATTGTGGTCAAGTACACGGCGCCACACGATTCTGCTTGGATCGATGTCTAATGATTTTAAGCCAGAGCGTGTTTCAAAGGCTTGCAATCCTTCACGCTGCTCGTGATACAAACGAGCGTCGATAGCGGCAGAGGCAAGGTTGTGAGCGGCTGTTACAGCATGAATATCACCGGTGAGGTGCAAGTTCAATTGTTCCATAGGGGCGACTTGAGAGTAACCACCACCGGCTGCGCCACCTTTAATACCAAAAACTGGCCCCATCGAAGGCTGACGAATACAGGCCATTACTGATTGGTTGATCTCAGCGAGCCCTTGTGCCAAACCTATGGTGGTGACGGTTTTTCCTTCACCTAGGGGAGTTGGGGTAATCGCGGTCACGACAACTAATTTACCATCTTGCAAGCTAGCTAGGCGATCCAGTGATGTTAGGGACACTTTAGACTTGTATTGCCCTAATGGTTGGT encodes:
- a CDS encoding beta-phosphoglucomutase family hydrolase, coding for MKIDLTAYEGLIFDMDGTLIDTMPAHVKAWQQTADEFGFYFEASWLHSLGGMPSYKIAGEVNSKYGLSLDPQAVSTFKMASFAAIEDKGDIIPCTHSLLLEHLGSKKIAVGTGSQRKSAEQLLEKTDILNKLDILVTATDVKNHKPNPDTFLDACFGMGLQPKQCVVFEDTNLGKQAAHAANMDCILVVEGNKLEFYPYPSPSPSPS
- a CDS encoding sensor domain-containing diguanylate cyclase codes for the protein MNTSIKKLISQFLCTIFALGLVPALYINSEFDRVEAQHTLNIKQSSQNQIEYSFHELAIIVEQISNSVPSIANSQTLLRAIEEPSIVHKEALEDLWVMLARGQQYYSQLRYLDLEGNEVYRINYNNNNATIVPVNKLQDKSARSYFKTLQQLKIGDVSSNGIDLEIENGEVVHPLMPALRIMTPVASEDRIIGYFIANLNMLEVYDRLLYQIGTSSAVPVILNRTGHVIMGPDIDESFGHLIESRSDKTYAKLYPELWKAIQENTSSSYFDGKNWYFHSDISPKIKQFEGPIYLVLHVENQLFSSQYLQEKQAIFVQVITLSFLISMISAGFVLWNSNHKKNSIDSQLAKAAMNGMSALVITDRNNRIIKVNQEFTRVSGYELEEVKGRQPSMFASGRYNQEFYIKMWSVIQKKGMWEGEVINRRKDGSLITEILRIQTIKDSKGIIQFYVASFVDISKHKELEKKLRNLSEKDALAECWNRRKFDLELRDECSRVNRYPTREQSCLAILDIDHFKRINDRFGHDYGDRVIQTVAQVLQRECRETDFVARIGGEEFGVILPHTTTEEAEYVLNRLRIAVSIELDNVVTISGGITNLTNDPTLNYKCADLALYEAKAIGRNSVCLFLDSEMSEIA
- a CDS encoding formate--tetrahydrofolate ligase, with amino-acid sequence MLSDIDICRSTPLKNISEVAEQAGLQHDEHQPLGQYKSKVSLTSLDRLASLQDGKLVVVTAITPTPLGEGKTVTTIGLAQGLAEINQSVMACIRQPSMGPVFGIKGGAAGGGYSQVAPMEQLNLHLTGDIHAVTAAHNLASAAIDARLYHEQREGLQAFETRSGLKSLDIDPSRIVWRRVLDHNDRALRMITVGKNEAGKTINGFEREDGFDIAAASELMAILALADDLQDLRKRIGRVVLAYNHQGLPLTADDFNVAGAMTVTMKDSIEPTLMQTLEGVPTLIHAGPFANIAHGNSSIIADKIALKLSDFVVTEGGFGSDMGFEKACNIKVKASNKKPDCAVVVATLRGLKANSGLYDLRPGTPLPDSIFNDDQDALTAGFENLKWHINNVKQYQVPTVVAINQFPQDSAQELDALKQMVIEFDPSVRVEVSEAFGKGGEGAIKLAHAVVNACQHACEFKPLYHSEQSLEEKLMAVAEVGYGASSISLSPLAKQQLKEFNKHGYGGLSVCLAKTPLSISTEAHIKGAPTQFDVPVRELKLCAGAGFIYALCGNVMTMPGLPDKPAFMSLDIDNNGNIIGLS